Proteins encoded together in one Lepisosteus oculatus isolate fLepOcu1 chromosome 2, fLepOcu1.hap2, whole genome shotgun sequence window:
- the hivep2a gene encoding transcription factor HIVEP2a isoform X1, with the protein MEPVEPTAGQKPTKEPREKNPLQRKWVSEPTAGTKRSTFADPDGKRHSQRDVLHSSGGSITVSAQQYGPGNLQLSSTVGQPSQENQYPQVFPSTYSYQLPHSFPQQSIPERFLQSGKPQPGLEAHAWQFVNPLQSVTSEDLFSVHSRGHGGVFPRRKSPSLPASYARFSQSGMEQSEEVHKKDQKPKKPGKYICHYCGRACAKPSVLKKHIRSHTGERPYPCVPCGFSFKTKSNLYKHRKSHAHAIKAGLVPFSELAATRPDMDQASSVGEAEVHSDGDQSTDTDEETALCVEGPGFLDKSSPIPQISFEAEKSTTEKFGELAYADSADELAVAPMKVPILIVPKQGIQPVGEGPQFAETETSPLSAQGGRVDEPHAVKQKLALRLTEKKGQDSEQSLNLLSPHSKGSTDSGYFSRSESAEQQISPPNTNAKSYEEIMFGKYYRLNPRTSMTVGMTAVVCQDTNVMNIKDKSDHISQLLTNNETLVNPIKLNAKMFPRGDSSESQMVTGCDLKQYPTGTCQGSTGHLETPSDTGTLIRSNSMPTSSASNLNVPQGIRGSHSFDERMTSDDVFYPGSGGLSHRSMLRRQGAFELPPAHEGHVELDSYGNVSKNIVPPSGSVKLGSLMSELKGSGGERNLFECELCGTSYRRWEDWETHKKLECPEMRAKYGRMGMEAYSDLLSQSLLMQHRQSTETATRKRRKEKSVGDDEDLPSQYSSDQGSMEMLVSASDFDSKQANQEASRVTPTGKAHSYSQHSQSDSFETGGVLSTSTSMSAEDVVLVPDADKLTDTSSRKAVGNVISVIQHTNSLSRPSSFEKSESIEYPTYQQEKPTSQHSEQSDSENIEEVQSPDSAMRAESMDQQQSEGEPATLPTNHQQYHIPPRLVRQPNIQVPEIRVTEEPDKPEKEPEVQTKEPEKHVEEFQWPQRSETLSQLPAEKLPPKKKRLRLAEMEHSSGESSFESTCTSLSRSPSQESNLSHSSSFSMSFDRDETIKAVSPTKLDDFGKQPEFLTVPGSGNSLSIPSQHQQREMRRSSSEQAPCALPTEVPEVRSKSFDYGSLSSTSLQGESYASASGMKERRRGYLVRQASLSVYPESGIQEQCTDHSIKQEYSEHVQSAHHSSHTTWHSSSSPLLHGVPTGDVPRSKRGTQAVLGSHHHPLQLSISEDSQPESHALIQKSSYVPSQHPSESERQTHDLPSREIMQYSSFHSSLAQAPFLPFQQGMFWHPESSQRHKHHLAFQTHQKLHIRHPNLQSFHQKTHPALQLQQVQDQGDAKAVESPSSQNYQYLSRASSHHPGHLPAKIYSTSTVLVQQVQPIFATQNAGTQPSLPGMLVPVRIQTHVPSYGSVMYTSVSQILVTHSQSTSSTMVICKVTDNTAQGSFTNTGTKHGIGFSLSQILGNPGGLLRYPLWKVPQPLPGRLDTGIPLCLTTGSISTTDASSSIGGSKRMLSPASSLELFMETKQQKRVKEEKMYGQIVEELSAVELSNSNVTKGNTKSQKTDHLRHDGTGEYPERMSPSLLDFSSSRAPLLKTSSHSKEAPSVDNFTPPRQIVTKTPDGRESPEELDIDEAVPDISLSPQSVHSMSDTQEENKMAMSSNIPVNMLVQLAANQGGTAVGSTILLTDVADVQQFFQFPSLRTTTSVSWCFLNYTKPNHTQTTPLSSVYASWCVSSYNPNPPNLNTKTTLSLLRSKQRKNTETYTMAAMYRPGTGKLVSSVSWKQNLDQVKPELMQVEASKFEKKIKGSITREREKEDHHGEKDGSAKQAEPTRIKIFEGGYKSNEDYVYVRGRGRGKYICEECGIRCKKPSMLKKHIRTHTDVRPYVCKFCNFAFKTKGNLTKHMKSKAHMKKCLELGVSVTSVDDVEAEEADNADDVQRETEKMGVSGATAEHQFSDADDSEGVEEEGDEIDEDDDEDDEYEGDSTPKTRSRSTSPQPCGISSLSVTAAAASQSTASDLSTKPPLVSYFVTLPSIQITQLMVPSEKASDPQMAEYQRLLQGALGESYKNRLDVPCSMDEDFMLSPEYSSSSTDFSPSRLSSPGCDSSPHRESSPTPRRYLSPRRDLSPRGRLSPRREASPLRHLSPKRDVTFKRDLSPRRDLSPRRHLSPISLGRPMSPGKDMSNRRELSPRSRHRGMIRAASPRRGLHHHNAPWALGQYLQSDILPLGQRSRSHSDMETDQRKGTAHPISLPGDQSGSHEPPSTSVFPGGQQGYLFSHLPLHSQQQVRTPFPMIPIGGIQMVHSVPASVTGLVHSSRLPLQKSTSEESSASELSFPLSESSIRGAEDSFKQQEKLVSSQVLAGSPRMPNSASQRAKEETAEGAEKESEQEESIQTCTKAIASLRIASEDVGPLDKPTKAMDHRHDHHHPLESVQFGIEHFSGSETRHVPVSVSATPPDCSAEKDNSTLKTAAVHSTFYSKSADERLLGQQSLRELPSSTKTGKDSAREVVENSTPCRSL; encoded by the exons atggagcCGGTTGAGCCTACTGCTGGACAAAAACCTACCAAGGAGCCCCGAGAGAAGAACCCACTACAAAGAAAGTGGGTTTCAGAGCCCACAGCTGGCACTAAAAGAAGCACTTTTGCAGATCCAGATGGAAAAAGACACTCACAGCGTGATGTGTTGCATagcagtggtggcagcatcacTGTGTCAGCACAACAGTATGGTCCTGGGAATCTCCAGTTGTCATCCACAGTTGGTCAGCCATCTCAAGAGAATCAGTACCCACAGGTATTTCCTAGCACTTACTCTTACCAGCTACCCCATTCTTTTCCACAGCAGTCTATACCGGAAAGATTCCTGCAGAGTGGTAAGCCACAGCCTGGTCTGGAAGCACATGCCTGGCAGTTTGTAAACCCATTGCAGTCTGTCACCTCCGAGGACTTGTTTTCTGTGCACTCCCGTGGTCACGGGGGAGTCTTTCCACGCAGGAAGTCTCCCAGTTTGCCTGCATCTTATGCCCGTTTTTCCCAATCTGGGATGGAACAGTCAGAGGAAGTGCACAAAAAAGATCAAAAACCCAAGAAGCCTGGAAAGTATATTTGTCACTACTGTGGCAGGGCTTGCgctaaacccagtgtgctgaagaaGCACATTAGATCTCACACTGGTGAACGACCTTACCCTTGTGTTCCTTgtggcttttcttttaaaacaaagagTAACTTGTACAAACATAGAAAATCTCATGCCCACGCTATTAAAGCAGGGCTAGTCCCCTTTTCAGAACTGGCAGCTACTCGTCCAGATATGGATCAGGCATCTTCTGTTGGAGAAGCGGAGGTACATTCAGATGGTGATCAAAGCACAGACACGGATGAAGAGACAGCTTTATGTGTTGAAGGCCCAGGTTTTTTGGATAAAAGCAGTCCCATCCCACAGATATCTTTTGAAGCCGAAAAGAGCACAACAGAGAAATTTGGTGAACTTGCTTATGCGGATTCAGCTGATGAACTTGCAGTGGCCCCCATGAAAGTGCCTATTCTGATTGTCCCTAAACAAGGGATTCAGCCAGTGGGGGAGGGACCTCAGTTTGCTGAAACAGAAACATCTCCCCTCAGTGCCCAAGGTGGCAGGGTAGATGAACCTCATGCTGTCAAGCAGAAACTTGCACTGAGACTCACTGAGAAGAAAGGGCAGGATTCTGAGCAGTCTTTAAACCTCTTGAGCCCACACAGTAAAGGCAGTACGGACTCTGGCTACTTTTCCCGCTCAGAAAGTGCAGAGCAGCAGATCAGTCCACcaaatacaaatgcaaaatCCTATGAGGAAATTATGTTTGGGAAGTATTACAGACTGAACCCTAGAACTTCCATGACGGTGGGGATGACAGCAGTAGTGTGCCAAGACACTAATGTAATGAACATAAAAGACAAATCTGATCACATATCGCAGCTTCTCACAAATAATGAAACCTTGGTTAACCCAATTAAACTGAATGCCAAGATGTTTCCTAGAGGAGACAGTTCAGAATCACAAATGGTAACAGGTTGTGACCTTAAACAGTATCCCACAGGCACTTGCCAAGGCAGCACAGGTCACTTAGAAACTCCTTCAGATACAGGAACATTGATAAGGAGCAACTCAATGCCAACATCCTCAGCATCAAATCTTAATGTCCCACAGGGTATAAGAGGAAGCCACTCCTTTGATGAAAGAATGACTTCTGATGATGTTTTTTATCCAGGTTCAGGAGGGCTGTCTCATCGAAGCATGCTCAGGAGGCAAGGTGCTTTTGAACTACCACCAGCACATGAAGGGCATGTAGAACTTGACAGCTATGGAAATGTATCCAAGAATATTGTCCCACCTTCAGGATCAGTCAAGCTAGGTTCTTTGATGTCAGAGCTGAAGGGTTCTGGAGGTGAACGAAACCTGTTTGAATGTGAATTATGTGGTACGAGTTACAGAAGATGGGAAGATTGGGAAACGCATAAAAAACTCGAATGCCCAGAAATGCGtgcaaaatatggaagaatggGAATGGAGGCTTATTCAGATCTGTTGAGTCAGTCCCTGTTAATGCAACATAGACAGAGTACAGAAACTGCAACGAGGAAGCGTAGGAAGGAAAAGAGTGTGGGGGATGATGAAGACCTTCCTTCTCAATATAGCAGTGATCAGGGTTCTATGGAAATGCTGGTGTCAGCTAGCGACTTTGACTCAAAACAAGCAAATCAAGAAGCTTCAAGGGTGACACCTACAGGAAAAGCTCACAGTTACAGCCAGCATAGCCAGTCTGACAGTTTTGAAACTGGTGGGGTTCTTTCCACCTCAACGAGCATGTCCGCCGAGGATGTAGTGCTTGTTCCAGATGCTGATAAGCTAACTGACACCAGCAGTAGAAAGGCTGTTGGCAATGTAATTTCTGTAATCCAGCACACCAACTCGTTAAGTAGGCCTAGCTCTTTTGAAAAGTCTGAATCTATTGAATATCCAACTTATCAACAGGAGAAACCCACAAGTCAACATTCTGAACAATCTGACTCAGAAAATATTGAAGAAGTGCAAAGCCCTGACTCTGCCATGCGAGCTGAAAGCATGGATCAGCAGCAAAGTGAGGGAGAGCCagcaaccttgcctacaaaccACCAGCAATATCACATACCCCCTAGGCTGGTCCGCCAACCCAACATTCAAGTGCCTGAAATCAGAGTCACTGAGGAACCAGATAAACCAGAAAAAGAGCCAGAGGTTCAGACTAAGGAGCCAGAGAAACACGTAGAGGAGTTCCAGTGGCCACAGAGAAGTGAAACCCTTTCCCAGCTACCAGCAGAAAAGCTGCCTCCAAAAAAGAAACGACTGCGTCTGGCTGAAATGGAGCATTCCTCTGGGGAATCAAGCTTTGAATCTACCTGCACCAGCCTTTCTAGGAGTCCCAGCCAAGAGAGTAATCTTTCTCACAGTTCAAGCTTCTCAATGTCGTTTGATAGGGATGAAACTATTAAGGCTGTTTCCCCAACCAAGTTGGATGACTTTGGGAAGCAGCCCGAGTTTTTAACTGTGCCAGGCAGTGGTAACTCACTTTCTATTCCTAGTCAACACCAACAGAGGGAAATGCGTCGGTCTTCTTCAGAGCAAGCACCCTGTGCATTGCCTACAGAGGTCCCTGAGGTCCGAAGCAAATCATTTGATTACGGAAGCCTTTCATCTACATCCCTGCAGGGCGAATCCTATGCAAGTGCCTCAGGTATGAAAGAGCGCCGACGGGGTTACCTGGTACGACAGGCCTCCTTAAGCGTCTACCCTGAAAGTGGCATACAAGAACAATGCACAGATCATAGCATTAAACAAGAGTATTCAGAGCATGTGCAAAGTGCTCATCATTCATCGCATACTACTTGGCACAGTTCTTCATCACCTTTACTCCATGGTGTACCAACAGGTGACGTACCAAGATCTAAGAGAGGCACGCAAGCAGTTCTTGGCTCACATCATCATCCATTGCAGCTAAGCATCAGTGAAGACAGTCAACCAGAAAGCCATGCACTTATACAAAAATCCTCTTACGTTCCAAGCCAACACCCTTCAGAAAGTGAGCGGCAAACGCATGATCTTCCAAGTAGGGAAATTATGCAGTACTCCTCCTTTCACAGCAGCTTGGCACAGGcccctttcctgccatttcAACAAGGCATGTTCTGGCATCCTGAGTCTTCACAAAGGCATAAACATCACCTTGCTTTCCAGACGCACCAAAAGCTACATATCAGGCACCCTAATCTGCAGTCTTTTCACCAAAAAACACATCCTGCTCTCCAGCTGCAGCAGGTTCAAGACCAGGGTGATGCAAAGGCAGTTGAGAGTCCAAGTAGTCAAAACTACCAGTATCTTTCCAGAGCTTCCTCACATCATCCGGGCCATCTCCCAGCAAAGATCTACTCTACAAGCACAGTGCTTGTGCAGCAAGTTCAGCCAATCTTTGCCACTCAGAATGCAGGTACTCAGCCATCACTCCCAGGTATGTTAGTACCTGTTAGAATACAGACTCATGTGCCATCTTATGGTAGTGTTATGTATACTAGTGTTTCTCAGATTCTGGTCACTCATTCACAAAGTACTAGCTCTACAATGGTAATATGTAAGGTCACAGATAATACTGCCCAGGGCTCCTTTACAAATACTGGAACAAAGCATGGAATAGGATTCAGTTTATCACAAATATTAGGTAATCCTGGTGGACTATTAAGATACCCACTCTGGAAGGTACCGCAGCCTCTGCCAGGGAGATTGGATACAGGGATTCCCTTGTGCTTGACTACTGGAAGCATCTCCACTACTGATGCTTCATCGAGTATCGGAGGAAGCAAGCGCATGCTGTCACCAGCAAGCAGTTTGGAACTCTTCATGGAGACAAAGCAGCAAAAACGTGTCAAGGAGGAGAAGATGTATGGTCAGATTGTGGAGGAACTTAGTGCAGTGGAACTCAGTAATTCAAATGTGACAAAAGGTAATACCAAATCACAAAAAACAGACCATCTAAGACATGATGGCACAGGAGAGTACCCAGAAAGAATGTCACCATCGCTGTTAGATTTTTCTTCTTCCAGAGCACCATTGCTTAAGACTTCTTCACATtcaaaagaggccccatctgtTGACAACTTCACTCCACCACGGCAGATAGTGACAAAAACCCCAGATGGCAGAGAATCACCGGAGGAGCTGGACATAGATGAAGCTGTACCTGATATCAGCTTAAGTCCGCAGTCTGTACACTCCATGAGTGACActcaagaagaaaacaaaatggcaaTGAGTAGTAATATCCCAGTTAATATGCTGGTGCAACTGGCTGCCAATCAGGGTGGGACTGCTGTTGGTAGTACCATTCTTCTTACCGACGTGGCTGATGTACAGCAGTTTTTTCAATTCCCCAGTCTTCGCACTACAACAAGTGTTAGTTGGTGCTTCCTGAATTACACCAAGCCTAACCATACCCAGACAACTCCTCTCTCTTCTGTTTATGCATCTTGGTGCGTCAGTTCCTACAATCCAAATCCACCCAACTTGAACACAAAGACTACCCTTTCACTTCTTCGATCCAAGCAAAGGAAGAATACAGAAACCTACACAATGGCTGCTATGTATCGCCCTGGAACGGGCAAACTTGTGTCCTCTGTCTCCTGGAAGCAGAACCTTGACCAG GTGAAACCAGAGCTTATGCAGGTGGAAGCAAGcaagtttgagaaaaaaattaaaggaaGCATCACAAGAGAGCGAGAGAAAGAAGATCACCATGGAGAGAAGGACGGGTCTGCAAAGCAAGCTGAACCAACCCGCATCAAGATCTTCGAAGGAGG GTACAAATCCAATGAAGACTATGTTTACGTGAGGGGCCGGGGCCGAGGAAAGTATATCTGTGAGGAGTGTGGAATCCGCTGCAAGAAGCCCAGCATGCTGAAGAAACACATCCGTACGCACACAGACGTGCGCCCATATGTCTGCAAATTCTGCAATTTTGCTTTTAAGACTAAAG GAAACCTGACAAAACACATGAAGTCTAAAGCCCACATGAAGAAATGCTTGGAGCTCGGGGTGTCAGTGACATCTGTGGACGATGTGGAGGCAGAGGAAGCTG ATAATGCTGATGATGTCCAGAGGGAGACTGAAAAGATGGGAGTATCAGGTGCCACTGCAGAACACCAGTTCTCTGATGCAGATGACTCGGAGGGAGTTGAGGAAGAGGGTGATGAGATtgatgaggatgatgatgaagaCGATGAATATGAAGGAGACTCAACACCAAAGACacgatctagaagcacaagcccACAGCCTTGTGGGATCTCCTCTTTGTCGGTCACCGCTGCTGCAGCCTCCCAGAGCACTGCATCTGACCTCTCGACTAAGCCTCCACTAGTCAGTTACTTCGTCACCTTACCCAGCATCCAGATTACACAGCTGATGGTGCCCAGCGAGAAAGCAAGTGACCCTCAGATGGCCGAATACCAAAGGCTTTTGCAAGGGGCTCTGGGCGAAAGTTACAAGAACCGTCTGGATGTGCCATGTTCCATGGACGAAGACTTCATGCTGTCTCCAGAGTACAGCTCCTCTTCGACTGACTTCTCACCTTCCCGGCTGTCTTCCCCGGGCTGTGACTCTTCGCCTCACAGAGAGTCCTCACCCACGCCAAGGAGGTACCTGTCGCCCCGCCGAGACCTTTCACCCCGGGGACGCCTGTCGCCTCGGCGCGAGGCATCACCTTTGAGGCACCTGTCTCCCAAGAGGGACGTGACCTTCAAGAGGGATTTGTCTCCAAGGAGGGACCTGTCTCCCAGAAGGCATCTCTCGCCCATTTCCCTCGGGAGGCCCATGTCTCCCGGGAAGGATATGTCCAACAGACGAGaactgtcccccaggagccgGCATCGGGGCATGATTAGAGCAGCATCACCAAGGAGGGGCTTGCATCACCACAATGCCCCATGGGCACTAGGACAGTACCTGCAGTCTGACATACTCCCACTTGGGCAGAGGAGCAGGAGCCACTCGGACATGGAGACG GATCAAAGGAAGGGCACAGCTCACCCCATAAGCCTCCCTGGGGATCAATCTGGGAGCCATGAGCCTCCCAGTACTTCCGTATTCCCTGGTGGTCAGCAAGGCTATCTTTTCAGCCACCTCCCACTGCACTCCCAACAGCAAGTACGGACGCCCTTCCCTATGATTCCCATCGGAGGAATCCAGATGGTGCACTCGGTGCCAGCGTCCGTGACTGGGCTGGTCCATTCCTCTCGGCTGCCTCTTCAGAAGAGCACATCAGAGGAATCGAGCGCCAGCGAGTTGTCTTTCCCCC